One part of the Lotus japonicus ecotype B-129 chromosome 2, LjGifu_v1.2 genome encodes these proteins:
- the LOC130740114 gene encoding ABC transporter G family member STR2-like, with amino-acid sequence MPQANGYRDETVIDIKKPVSFTGGVEFESLTYTVRKKKKVDGKWSSEDVDLLHDITGYAPKGCVTAVMGPSGAGKSTFLDGLAGRIASGSLKGKVSLDGTTVSPSLIKRTSAYIMQEDRLYPMLTVYETLMFAADFRLGPLSLADKKQRVEKLIDQLGLSSSRNTYIGDEGTRGVSGGERRRVSIGVDIIHGPSLLFLDEPTSGLDSTSANSVIEKVHDIARNGSTVILTIHQPSSRIQLLLDHLIILARGQLMYQGSPKDVTLHLGRMARKVPKGENPIEHLIDVIQEYDQSELGVEALAEFARTGMKPPHLSEFSLFSAAPSPSPSLHRDEKSQDFSYSSQVSRKGQEDFDHSVRSLNNTSMSWSASHSAAFLKFTPSKLKKDNKVQKPTTSQASPGYYYAYSSEILPATPTPHSSDYTVNENDYLTPPNSKLEHLGPKFANSYTREIWILMRRNFINIRRTPELFLSRLMVLTFMGFMMATMFHNPKESLQGITNRLSFFIFTVCLFFFSSNDAVPAFIQERFIFIRETSHNAYRASSYTFAGLITHMPFLALQASAYAGIVWFALQLRGPFLYFLLLLFLSLLSTNSFVVFVSSVVPNYILGYAAVIAFTALFFLFCGYFLNSNDMPHYWRWMNKISTMTYPYEGLLMNEYQTNISFANDEINITGFDILKSLDISTEGYKKRNNVLIMLGWAVLYRVLFYLVLRFASKNQRR; translated from the exons ATGCCTCAAGCCAACGGCTATCGTGATGAGACTGTAATTGACATAAAGAAACCGGTGAGTTTCACCGGGGGTGTTGAGTTTGAAAGCCTTACATATactgtgagaaagaagaagaaggttgatGGGAAGTGGTCCAGTGAAGATGTGGACTTGCTGCATGATATCACTGGTTATGCACCAAAAGGTTGCGTCACTGCAGTGATGGGGCCTAGTGGTGCAGGGAAGTCCACTTTTCTTGATGGACTAGCTGGGAGAATTGCAAGTGGGAGCCTTAAAGGGAAGGTGTCCTTAGATGGGACAACTGTGAGCCCAAGCTTGATCAAAAGAACCTCTGCTTATATCATGCAGGAAGATAGGCTTTATCCAATGCTCACTGTCTATGAAACTTTGATGTTTGCTGCTGATTTTCGCTTGGGGCCACTTTCTCTTGCTGATAAGAAGCAGAGAGTAGAGAAGCTCATTGACCAGCTTGGCTTATCC TCATCTAGGAACACCTACATAGGAGATGAAGGGACAAGAGGGGTGTCCGGTGGAGAGCGTCGCAGGGTCTCAATTGGGGTTGACATCATTCACGGACCATCACTTCTGTTTCTGGACGAGCCAACTTCAGGACTAGACTCCACCAGTGCTAACAGTGTGATTGAGAAGGTGCATGACATTGCGCGCAATGGAAGCACCGTGATCCTCACCATTCACCAGCCCTCATCCAGAATCCAGTTGCTCCTCGACCATCTCATTATCCTTGCTAGAGGCCAGCTCATGTATCAAGGGTCACCTAAAGATGTGACCCTCCACTTGGGTCGCATGGCGCGCAAGGTCCCCAAAGGTGAGAACCCAATTGAGCATCTCATTGATGTTATCCAAGAGTATGATCAGTCCGAACTAGGAGTTGAGGCACTCGCTGAGTTTGCACGCACAGGGATGAAACCACCTCATTTGTCTGAATTTTCACTGTTTTCTGCTGCACCTTCACCATCCCCATCTTTACACCGTGATGAAAAATCTCAAGACTTCTCTTACTCATCACAAGTAAGTAGAAAAGGCCAAGAGGATTTTGATCACAGTGTGAGGAGTCTCAATAATACCTCAATGTCATGGAGCGCCAGCCATAGTGCAGCTTTTCTAAAATTCACTCCTTCAAAACTTAAAAAGGATAACAAGGTGCAGAAGCCCACCACAAG TCAAGCTTCCCCTGGCTACTACTACGCCTACTCGAGTGAAATCCTCCCAGCAACTCCAACACCACACAGCAGTGACTACACAGTGAATGAGAATGACTACCTGACACCCCCAAATTCAAAACTTGAACATCTTGGTCCAAAGTTTGCAAATTCCTACACAAGAGAGATTTGGATCCTGATGCGCCGCAACTTCATAAACATAAGGAGGACCCCTGAGCTTTTCCTGTCAAGACTCATGGTCCTCACCTTCATGGGTTTCATGATGGCCACCATGTTCCACAACCCCAAAGAGTCCTTGCAAGGAATCACGAACCGTCtcagcttcttcatcttcaccgTGTgcctctttttcttctcttccaaTGATGCCGTCCCGGCCTTCATCCAAGAGAGGTTCATCTTCATCCGCGAGACTTCACACAATGCCTACAGAGCTTCCTCCTACACCTTTGCAGGCCTAATCACCCACATGCCATTTCTTGCTCTCCAAGCTTCAGCTTATGCAGGCATTGTTTGGTTTGCTTTGCAGCTTAGAGGCCCTTTTCTCTACTTCTTGcttcttctcttcctttctctcctcTCAACCAATTCATTCGTTGTGTTTGTGAGCTCGGTCGTTCCGAACTACATCTTGGGGTATGCAGCGGTTATCGCCTTCACTGCCCTCTTCTTCTTGTTTTGTGGATACTTCTTGAACAGCAATGATATGCCACATTATTGGCGTTGGATGAACAAGATTTCAACAATGACATACCCTTATGAGGGGCTCTTGATGAACGAGTACCAGACCAATATTTCCTTTGCAAATGATGAAATTAACATCACCGGTTTTGATATCTTGAAAAGTCTTGATATTTCAACTGAAGGATACAAGAAGAGGAACAATGTGCTCATAATGTTAGGTTGGGCTGTGTTATATAGGGTCTTGTTTTATTTAGTCCTTCGTTTTGCATCCAAAAACCAGAGGAGGTAG